GCCTTTCGCGACTGCGGTGATATCATTATGCGTGAGTTTCGCATCCGTGGCGGCGAGGGGACGCTTTTTCTTGCATATACGGATAATATCGTGAATGGGGATGCCATTCAGAATTTTATCATGACAAATGTGATGGCGCGCTGTGAAATGCAGGGAACGGAGGGACTGCTGCAGAGCTTGATGGAGGAGGTCATTGCCATCGGGGAGTTGACAAAAATCACCACGATGGAGGAGGTTTTTGATGCCGTTCTTCTGGGGGATACGGTGCTTCTGATGGATGGGGATGATTTCGCCTTGCAGGCTTCAACGAAGCATTTCCCCACGCGGGGCGTGAATCAGGCGGAAACCGAGGTGGTTGTGCAGGGGCCGAAGGATGCCTTTACGGAGCTGATGTCTGTAAATGTGGTGCTGACGAGAAGGCGAATTCGGGATACACGGCTGAAGGTGAAGCGGAAGAAGGTGGGCAGACGGAGCAAAACGGATGTGGCACTGCTGTATATGGAGGATTTGGTGCGTCCTGAGCTGCTGCAAAAGATAGAAAGGCAGGTGGATTGTCTGGATTTAGACCATCTGCCGGACAGCGGCTATGCGGAGCAGCTGTTGGAGAAGCGGCAGTATTCGCCCTTTCCTCAGCTGCAGATGACGGAGCGCCCCGATAAGACCTCCTCCGCCCTTCTGGAGGGGCGCGTGGCACTTCTGCCCGATAATACACCCTATGCCATCCTTCTGCCGGCAACACTGAATACCTTCTTTCAGGCGGCAGAGGATTATTATGACCGCTGGGAGATTATGAGCTTTATTCGGCTGATTCGCTTTGTGGCGGCGTTTCTGACGGTTACGCTTCCGGGGCTGTATATTGCGTTTGCGGTCTATCATCCGGAGCTTTTGCCAACCGCGCTTGCCCTTAAGGTTGCGGCAACGAGAGAAACCATTCCGTTTTCTGTCATTGGTGAGGTGCTGATTATGGAAATCGCCTTTGAGCTTCTGCGTGAGGGCGGAATTCGCCTGCCATCCCCCGTCAGCTCTACCATTGGCATTGTCGGCGGTATTATCATCGGTTCGGCGGCAGTGGATGCAGGGATTGTCAGTCCGACGGTTGTAATTGTTTCCGCGCTGACGGGCATCTGCTCCTTTGTGATTCCGAATGTTTCGATTGTTTCGGGTCTGCGCATCAGTAAATATGTTGTAATTTTCTTCGCGGCTGTATTCGGACTGTTCGGGGTCTGGGCGGCGTTGCTGCTGCTTCTGGCGCATCTGGCAAGTCTCACCTCCTATGGCATCCCGTATCTGTATCCCTTCTGTTCCTCCTCCGTCAATGATGACATGGATTGGGAGGACAGCATTTTTCGTCTGCCGCTTTCCGAAATGAAGCGCAGACCGATTTTTACACGTCCCGATGTACGGCGGCGGAAGGAGGAGGAATGATGTTTGCGGAGAATCGGAAAATTTCTATCAGACAGCTGCAAATGCTGTTATTACTGGATTGCTTTGGCACTGCTGTCCTTTTTCTTCCGGCGGAGTTGGCCGAGATAAGCGGCAGAGGGTGCTTTTTTGCGGCTTTGCTTGGCGGCTTGGGGGTGTCGGCTGCTTCCCTTCTGCTGACGGCAGTAGGAAGGCGCATGCCCAATGGCACGGTGGTCGATTGGTGCCGGAGCGTCTGCGGCAATGGTATCGGGACAATCCTTTTGCTTGGCTTGGCAGGAAAGCTTTTGCTTGACGGGATGCTTGAGCTGCGGATTTTCAGCGAAATCATCTGCCGTTTTATGCTCCCTGCAACGCCTGTCTGGGTGCTTTCCCTGGTGCTGCTTCTGGTCGCAGGTGCGCTTGCGGCGCAGGGAACGGAATGTCGGGGCAGAACGGCGGAAATCCTCTTTTTTCTGGTAGCAATTCCCTTGCTTCTGGTGCTTCTGGCGGTGGCGGCTTCTACGCGGTATGCGCGTGTTCTGCCGCTTGCCTTGCCTTCTCCTTCGGGCATCGGGGCAGGGCTTGCAGAGATGAGCATTGTATTTAGGGGGCTCGTTTTTCTTTATTTTATCTATCCGGATTTGAAAAAGCCTGTCGGCTTCGCAGTCTGGAAAGGCTGTCTTTTGATAACGGCAGTGGTGACGGTCATCGTGCTTCTCTGTCTGGCGAATTACGGCGAGGGGATGCTTGCCGCAAAGCTTTTGCCGACATTGCAGATGTTGGAGCGTGTCAGCTTTACGGGCGTTTTTCTGACCAGACAGGATTTGCTTCTGCTTTGGTTCTGGATGGCATCGGCGGTGCTGTTTCTTTCGGGTGTGGTGTTTTTCGGCTCCCTTCTGGGGACGCAGCTATGCAGACAGGCGGAAAAAAAGCGAAAGCTTTGGCTCTGGGTGGTGCTTGCGGCTTTGTTCGCGTTGTCATTTCTGCCCGAAAGCCTTATGGAGGCACAGCGTCTGCGGCTTGCCGTTTCGCCTTGGCTGAATCTGGCGTATCTGGTGGGACTGCCGGTTTTATTGCTCTTGCTTGGCAGGAAGGGAGAGAAAAAGGATGTATAAAAAATTTGTTTTGCTGGCGTTGGCAGTCCCCTTTTTTCTGACCGGTTGCTGGGATAAAAAGGACCCGGAGGATAGGGCATTTATTATCACCCTTGGGGTAGACACGGCGGCAGAAAACGGCTGTCACTTCACCTTTGCGCCTGCGAATATCGAAACGGGCGAGGCAGAAACTTATGCCGCGGAGAGTGAAACCCTTTCGGGGGCGGTCGCGCAGGTGGATACCTACACCTCTCGTAAGACGGATTTGGGGCAGCTGAAAACCGTTATCTTGGGGGAAGGTCTTTTGCAGGACAGCGCAAGACTGGATGCCCTTCTGGGGGAGCTGGAGCGCAGTCAGGCGGTTTCGGAGAAGGTGATGCTTCTGGCGGCGGATTCCGCGGCGGCTTGCGTAGAAAAGGCCATGAAGGAGGACAGCAAGACAGGGCTGTTCCTCTGGGATTTTTATAAAAATACCGCCGAGGAGGTGGCGGTCACGAAGGGGATTGATTTGGATACCTTTCTGACGGAGCGCACGGAGCGGGGCGGCAGTGGCGTGCTTCCGCGGATTCGCGCAGAGGGGGAAAGGCTGCGGCTTGGCGGCGGTATGGCGGTGTCCGCAAGGGGTGCTTCTATTCTGAATGAGGAAGAGGAACGCGGTTATCTTTTCCTGTTGGGAGATGCCGAGGGGGCGGTTCTGGAAGGAAGGTATAAAGCGGCGGTTTTGCCTTTGGCGGTTACAAAAACAAAGGCGGACTACGATTTTCAGGCGGCAGGGGACACTGTTCTCTGCACCGTGACGCTTCCTGTAGAGGGAACCCTGCAAGGCGGCAGGGGCGAATTGCTTTCCGCAGAGCAGAAAACGGAGTTGGAGAGTATTTTTTCCGCAAGCATAAAAGAGGAAGTCGAGCATACGATAAAAACAGCGTTGTCCGAAGGGGTGGATTTCCTCGGTATTTTGCCGAGGGCAGAGCGCGCCCTGCCGCAGCTAGCAAAAGCCTGCACACGAGAGCAGCTTTGGGAGCGGATGGCGTTTTGTGTTGTCCCAAAGGTGCAGATTACAGATATGGGGCGCAAGCGTTGATTAAAATTTGAAAAACTTGGAAATCCTGTATCTGAACAAATCAGAAAAGGGGAGAACGGGATGGCTTGGAAACAGACGCTCAAGGAGCTTTGGCAAAAGGAAAAATGGTATTGGCTTGCGGCGGTGGTGCTTGGGGTACTGCTGAGTCTGCTGTTCGCCGCCCATTGGACAGAGGGCTATGCGGATATGATTCAGAAGGGGATTGGCGGCAAGGTGGTGCGCTTTCATGTGCTGGCAAATAGCGACAGCGAGGCAGACCAGACCCTCAAGCTTGCAGTGCGCGATAGGGTTTTGCAGGAATATGGCGATTTACTGGAAACCTGTACCTCAAAGGAGGAAACGCTTGCGGCACTCAAAAACGCACAGCAGGAAATTTCGGAAACGGCGGAGGCGGAGGTGCTGGCGCAGGGGTATGCTTATCCCGTCCGCGTGTCTCTGGTACGGGAGGAATTTCCCTTTAAGAAATATGGAGATTTGATTTTTCCGGCAGGGGTGTATGATGCCCTGCGAATTGAGATTGGCGAAGCCAAGGGGAAGAATTGGTGGTGCGTGCTCTATCCGCAGATGTGCTATGTGGATGCGGCGTGGGGCTATTCCACAGAGGAAAGCCATGTGCGGCTTCAGAATACGCTGACGAAGGAGGAATTTCTCGTGGTTTCTGCCATGGAGCAGAAGAAGGTTACGCCGAAAATCAAATGCAGACTTGTGGAATTGTGGAGCGAACGATAAAATAAAAAGGATAAATCCAATACGGATTTATCCTTCATTTTTTATTTTGTAACAAATGCAAATTTCCCAATCAGCAAGAATGCCACAACCATGTGCAGAATTGCTGTAACGGTAAAGGTCAGAATGAAATCAATATGCTTGTTTTTATGGCGCTTGAAGACCATCGCAATCAGACCGCCGATACCGCCGCCCAGAACAGCCAGAAGGAAAAGATTCTTTTCGGGAATCCGCCACCCATCCTTTATGGCTCTTTTTTTATCAATTACCATTGTAAAATACAGAATCAGGTTGATAATCAGGTAATACCCGACGATAATCAATAGGTTTCTGCCGTTAAAGTAAAGCTCCATTTTCGCATTCCTTTCTCATCTTTTCAAACAGGGGTCAGCGCATTACGTTTCTCCAGTCCAAGTCGCCTCTGTCCAGTGCAAGCAGAAGAACCTCTGCCGTTGCAAGGTTGGTTGCCAGAGGAATATTGTGCATATCGCACAGGTGCAGAATGGAATTTACCTCGGATTCATACGCATGCGGAGAAACGGGATCTCGCAGGAAAATCATCAGGTCAATATCATTATTGATAATCTGTGCGCCCATCTGCTGTTCGCCGCCCAGGTGCGCGGAAAGATATTTATGCACCACCAGATTGGCAGCCTCCTCCACCAGACGACCGGTTGTGCCTGTGGCGTAGATATCATGCTTACACAGAATATGTCTGTAAGCGATGCAAAGGTTTTCCATCAGTTTTTTCTTATTATCATGTGCAATCAGACCAATATTCATAACAAACCTCCCTCAAATAGCGATTTTGTTTCTTTTTTTCTTATGTTCAGCATCAGCCCAAGGGCGACCATGTTTGTCCACATGGAGCTGCCGCCGTAGCTGATAAAGGGTAATGACATGCCGGTATTCGGCAGGATGCCTGTCGCAACGCCCATATTTACGAAGGTTTGGAACGCAAACATGCCGGCGATGCCCGCAGCAACCAGCTGGCTGAAGGTATCCCTGGCCGATATTGCTATTACTATACACCGAAAAACGATAAAAAGCAATATGGCGAGGACAAATATACATCCAAGAAATCCAAATTCTTCCCCGATTACGGAGAAAATGAAATCATTATGTGGCTCCGGCAGATAGCTTAACTGGTTCAGTGTGCCATGGAACAGACCCTTGCCCAGAAATTTCCCCGAGCCGATGGCGGAAATGGATTTTTCTGTCTGATAATACAGGCTGGCATCGCGGCTGGGGTCCACAAAGGAAAGGATACGGTTGAACTGATGCTCCGCAAGAATTTTATCTGTAAAGAGAGGGTGCTCTCTGCTTACGTCAAAGAGAATCAATGCGACAATCGGCACCGTAACCACTAAGACATTGCGGATGATGCGCCAATCCAGACCTGCAATGAAGATTTCAATACAGAAGATGGCAACCAGAACCAGGCTGGCAGAAAGCGCAGGCTGCTTCTGAATCAGAAGCAACGGAATCCCTGTATAAATACAGAGAAACCCGATGGTTTTCAGGTCGCTGATTTGCTTCTGCCGCTCGGTTATGACCTTCGCTAAGCAGAATATCATAATCACTTTGGCGAATTCCGAGGGCTGAATGGTCAGAGGCCCAAGGGCAATCCAACGGGTCGCGCCTTTACTCTCGGAGCCGACCAGAAGAACCGTCACCAGAAGCAAAATATTCACGATATAAAGCGGAATGGTAAATTGTGAGATGTATTCATAATCCGCATTGGCTGCAATCACCATCAGCGCAATGCCGATGAGGAAGAATACGCCTTGCTTGATGACATTGGCAGGGCTTTCCCCCAGATTGATACGCGTTGCGCTCGCAATGCAGATTAAGCCGAACAGGGAAAGCAGGCAAACCGCCCCCACAAGCCACCAATCCAGATTTTGAAGATATTTTTTGATGTCCATATATAAAAACTCCTGGTATTTTTTATGATTTTTCGGATTTTGTCTATCATACCGGCGAAGGGCTTGGTGTGATAGAGAAAACCCGAAAAGACCTTCAAAGGTTTCCCTGCATTTGAAGGTCTTTTGTGTTGGTCTTTTTAATAGGGCTTTAATCCTCGTGATTCATCTTACGCATGCTCTTGATGGGGATATTCGCATACAGCACAGGAACGGTGCCGTTGTTATCCTCGGACTGCGTCTGCGTAATCTGGATATCCAGCTCATCGGTATCAATCTCCATGTAATTGGAAATGACCTTGATGATATCCGTTTTCAGCATTTCCAGTACCTGAGAGGAGCAGTTCACCCTGTCATGCACCAGAACCAGCTTTAATCTATCCTTCGCAACACTGCCGGAGGGCGGTGTCTGTTTTTTGCGGAAAAAGCTAAAGAAATCCATCGTTACACTTCCTTTCTTCGCACAGGCTTATTTACGGAAGAGCTTTTTCAGCTTGTCCATAAAGGTTTCGGGTTCGGGTTCAAAGCTCATCAGGGGCACATCATTGCCCAGAAGGCGCTGAACGATATTTCTGTAAGCCTGTCCTGCCTTGGAATTTTCGTTCATAACGGCAGGCTCACCCTTGTTGGTTGCGATAACAATGCTTTCATCATCGGGAACGACACCCAGAATATCAATCGCAAGAATTTCCTCTACGTCCTCAATATTCATCATTTCGCCGCGCTGCACCAGATCGATGCGCAGTCTGTTCAGAATAAGGGTAGGGTTTCTCAGCTCATTTGCCTCCAGAAGCCCGATGATACGGTCAGC
This genomic window from Anaerotignum faecicola contains:
- a CDS encoding spore germination protein; amino-acid sequence: MQIKKELQKNKQVMQEAFRDCGDIIMREFRIRGGEGTLFLAYTDNIVNGDAIQNFIMTNVMARCEMQGTEGLLQSLMEEVIAIGELTKITTMEEVFDAVLLGDTVLLMDGDDFALQASTKHFPTRGVNQAETEVVVQGPKDAFTELMSVNVVLTRRRIRDTRLKVKRKKVGRRSKTDVALLYMEDLVRPELLQKIERQVDCLDLDHLPDSGYAEQLLEKRQYSPFPQLQMTERPDKTSSALLEGRVALLPDNTPYAILLPATLNTFFQAAEDYYDRWEIMSFIRLIRFVAAFLTVTLPGLYIAFAVYHPELLPTALALKVAATRETIPFSVIGEVLIMEIAFELLREGGIRLPSPVSSTIGIVGGIIIGSAAVDAGIVSPTVVIVSALTGICSFVIPNVSIVSGLRISKYVVIFFAAVFGLFGVWAALLLLLAHLASLTSYGIPYLYPFCSSSVNDDMDWEDSIFRLPLSEMKRRPIFTRPDVRRRKEEE
- a CDS encoding GerAB/ArcD/ProY family transporter, whose product is MFAENRKISIRQLQMLLLLDCFGTAVLFLPAELAEISGRGCFFAALLGGLGVSAASLLLTAVGRRMPNGTVVDWCRSVCGNGIGTILLLGLAGKLLLDGMLELRIFSEIICRFMLPATPVWVLSLVLLLVAGALAAQGTECRGRTAEILFFLVAIPLLLVLLAVAASTRYARVLPLALPSPSGIGAGLAEMSIVFRGLVFLYFIYPDLKKPVGFAVWKGCLLITAVVTVIVLLCLANYGEGMLAAKLLPTLQMLERVSFTGVFLTRQDLLLLWFWMASAVLFLSGVVFFGSLLGTQLCRQAEKKRKLWLWVVLAALFALSFLPESLMEAQRLRLAVSPWLNLAYLVGLPVLLLLLGRKGEKKDV
- a CDS encoding Ger(x)C family spore germination protein, whose protein sequence is MYKKFVLLALAVPFFLTGCWDKKDPEDRAFIITLGVDTAAENGCHFTFAPANIETGEAETYAAESETLSGAVAQVDTYTSRKTDLGQLKTVILGEGLLQDSARLDALLGELERSQAVSEKVMLLAADSAAACVEKAMKEDSKTGLFLWDFYKNTAEEVAVTKGIDLDTFLTERTERGGSGVLPRIRAEGERLRLGGGMAVSARGASILNEEEERGYLFLLGDAEGAVLEGRYKAAVLPLAVTKTKADYDFQAAGDTVLCTVTLPVEGTLQGGRGELLSAEQKTELESIFSASIKEEVEHTIKTALSEGVDFLGILPRAERALPQLAKACTREQLWERMAFCVVPKVQITDMGRKR
- the spoIIR gene encoding stage II sporulation protein R, which gives rise to MAWKQTLKELWQKEKWYWLAAVVLGVLLSLLFAAHWTEGYADMIQKGIGGKVVRFHVLANSDSEADQTLKLAVRDRVLQEYGDLLETCTSKEETLAALKNAQQEISETAEAEVLAQGYAYPVRVSLVREEFPFKKYGDLIFPAGVYDALRIEIGEAKGKNWWCVLYPQMCYVDAAWGYSTEESHVRLQNTLTKEEFLVVSAMEQKKVTPKIKCRLVELWSER
- a CDS encoding DUF1294 domain-containing protein yields the protein MELYFNGRNLLIIVGYYLIINLILYFTMVIDKKRAIKDGWRIPEKNLFLLAVLGGGIGGLIAMVFKRHKNKHIDFILTFTVTAILHMVVAFLLIGKFAFVTK
- a CDS encoding methylglyoxal synthase, translated to MNIGLIAHDNKKKLMENLCIAYRHILCKHDIYATGTTGRLVEEAANLVVHKYLSAHLGGEQQMGAQIINNDIDLMIFLRDPVSPHAYESEVNSILHLCDMHNIPLATNLATAEVLLLALDRGDLDWRNVMR
- the rodA gene encoding rod shape-determining protein RodA; this encodes MDIKKYLQNLDWWLVGAVCLLSLFGLICIASATRINLGESPANVIKQGVFFLIGIALMVIAANADYEYISQFTIPLYIVNILLLVTVLLVGSESKGATRWIALGPLTIQPSEFAKVIMIFCLAKVITERQKQISDLKTIGFLCIYTGIPLLLIQKQPALSASLVLVAIFCIEIFIAGLDWRIIRNVLVVTVPIVALILFDVSREHPLFTDKILAEHQFNRILSFVDPSRDASLYYQTEKSISAIGSGKFLGKGLFHGTLNQLSYLPEPHNDFIFSVIGEEFGFLGCIFVLAILLFIVFRCIVIAISARDTFSQLVAAGIAGMFAFQTFVNMGVATGILPNTGMSLPFISYGGSSMWTNMVALGLMLNIRKKETKSLFEGGLL
- the minE gene encoding cell division topological specificity factor MinE, which encodes MDFFSFFRKKQTPPSGSVAKDRLKLVLVHDRVNCSSQVLEMLKTDIIKVISNYMEIDTDELDIQITQTQSEDNNGTVPVLYANIPIKSMRKMNHED